The Bacillus sp. B-jedd sequence GTTGTGTATGGTCACCATCCGCAACGTGGTTATGGTCCTCTGCAAGCACTTCCCCGTCCGCAGAGACAAGGACGGAACCAAATGGCTGGTCACCCTTCTCCAACGCAGACTTTGCTAATTCAATACACCGGCGCAGGTGCTTTAAATCCAATTCACTTATCATAATTGAATCCTCCTTACCAATCCCCAAAAGGAATGATTTTACTTTATTTCCTATCATTGTATTAAACTCATTGTACCAAATTCTATTTATTAATCATTCTTATTGAACCTCCCCCTTATAACCAACGCCGTTGTAGAAGGGAAATCTTACTGCATAGGCCTCGTCATTTTGTATTATGTGGTACAGCAAAATGTTATTCAGAGTAAATGACAGATAAATTCGTATGATTTTGTATAATTTTTTATTTAAAATTATACAAACCTTTGACAAGACAAGCTGTCTTAGTTAATAATAAATTTAATTAAATTTCTTACTTCTCAATAAAAAAGGAAGTGACTTAGTGTTTTTAGCATGGCAGGAAATTAAAAAGAATAAACTTCGTTTTACCTTGATTACAGGAGTTTTAATGCTCGTTGCCTATCTCGTATTCTTTCTGTCGGGACTTGCAACCGGGCTTGCCAGTCTGAATAGAGAGGCCGTTGATAAATGGGACGCATCAGCGATTATCCTCACTAAAGATTCAGATAAAAGCTTGTACCAATCTTTCATGTCAATGAATCAACTAAAGGACATTAACGCAAAAAAAACAGCTGTTATCGGCCAATTAAATACAATTGCCAGTAACGGCGACAATAAACAAAATATCTCTCTTTTTGGAATTAACAAAGATGAATTTCTGATGCCAAATGTAACGGAAGGAAGACAGTTCAAAAAAGAAAACGAGGTTATTGCTGACGATTCCCTAAAAGATAATGGCTTCAAATTGGGGGATAGGTTATCTCTATCATCCAGTGATCAACAGCTGATTATTGTTGGATTTACCAATAATAGTCGTTTCAATGCTGCACCAGTTCTGTATTCAAACCTCTCAACCTATAGCCAAGTCAAATTCAGTGATGCAGCTGAAAAGAACAAAGATCAGATCAATGGGATTGTTGTTCAAGATGATTCTATTTCCAACCTCACCGATAATGATGAGCTGGAGGCCATAGAAATAGAAACATTTATCGAAAGTTTACCTGGCTATACAGAACAAAAACTTACATTGAATTTCATGATTTACTTTCTCTTTGGTATTTCATCGATTATAGTTGCCATTTTCTTGTATGTTTTGACGGTCCAGAAGATTAGTATGTTCGGAGTTATGAAGGCTCAAGGGATATCAAGCACATACTTATCAAGTTCTGTGGTCGCTCAAACCTTTATATTGGCGTTTATCGGGACAATGCTAGGATTTATCTTAACCATCATTTCAGGAATCTTTTTACCAGCAGCTGTTCCTGTTTCATTTAATTTGGCCTTAATGCTATTCTATGGCGTAATCCTGATGCTTGTAGCAACTGCTGGTGCTGTCTTTTCAGTTTTAACAATAGTTAGAATTGATCCACTGAAAG is a genomic window containing:
- a CDS encoding ABC transporter permease, yielding MFLAWQEIKKNKLRFTLITGVLMLVAYLVFFLSGLATGLASLNREAVDKWDASAIILTKDSDKSLYQSFMSMNQLKDINAKKTAVIGQLNTIASNGDNKQNISLFGINKDEFLMPNVTEGRQFKKENEVIADDSLKDNGFKLGDRLSLSSSDQQLIIVGFTNNSRFNAAPVLYSNLSTYSQVKFSDAAEKNKDQINGIVVQDDSISNLTDNDELEAIEIETFIESLPGYTEQKLTLNFMIYFLFGISSIIVAIFLYVLTVQKISMFGVMKAQGISSTYLSSSVVAQTFILAFIGTMLGFILTIISGIFLPAAVPVSFNLALMLFYGVILMLVATAGAVFSVLTIVRIDPLKAIGG